One Bdellovibrio sp. ArHS genomic region harbors:
- a CDS encoding OsmC family protein gives MDRKATAVWKGNIQNGKGELTTESGVLRNTAYTFNTRFGSDLGTNPEELIGAAHAGCFTMALSGALMKQGFTADRLETTAVVTVQKEGEGFTITSSKLNLIAEVPEIDAKTFQSIAEEAKVGCPVSKLLKANITLHVEFRSSQRDTRATP, from the coding sequence ATGGATAGAAAAGCCACCGCAGTCTGGAAAGGCAATATTCAAAATGGCAAAGGAGAACTCACAACCGAAAGTGGCGTTCTTAGAAATACCGCTTATACCTTCAACACTCGCTTCGGCTCTGATCTGGGAACCAATCCCGAAGAGCTGATTGGCGCCGCTCACGCCGGCTGCTTTACCATGGCCCTGAGTGGAGCCCTTATGAAACAGGGTTTCACCGCGGACCGACTGGAGACCACCGCCGTCGTGACAGTCCAAAAAGAGGGTGAGGGTTTTACCATCACTTCTTCAAAATTAAATCTTATTGCCGAAGTACCGGAAATTGATGCCAAAACCTTTCAAAGCATTGCCGAAGAAGCCAAAGTCGGCTGCCCCGTATCCAAACTTTTAAAGGCAAACATCACTTTGCATGTCGAGTTTCGTTCTTCACAAAGAGACACCCGCGCCACGCCTTAA
- a CDS encoding Ig-like domain-containing protein: MQLARLFLLLSAAPLFLAGCMNASLEAFSSQLRATATLHPAYKPADLIPIRWATAHGTMEPDYLKLEASSDGGATWTVVEEKLENDGQYDWDVSALTPGPYKVRLTAFIRSSSEVIDLGSFLLDNQAPIVGADQTIVVTEDTPLSFILNTPTENDQYHLVFVTNPAKGTLTGCVANSAVLNCNYVPNLNNEADDSFSYKIVDRAGNESAVATVTLDVIPVNDLPAIQTLACPTTIGENYNYSCTIAATDVDLPSPLTLTYHLDAATTCGAWLTIDANTGEVSGTPGAPEVGTTCQVDVYAQDDVGGQSTRFSWNITITNSAPIINVTGGPYSLLEDAAFAVVIPGANVSSIEESGSTYSLVTPTTVADHCVDHAASPASSNLTIDATTGEVSFRPAPDYQGVCYIRIALTDAYPSTGYAEVPLTVTNVQDAPVVATNLTPCSSAATEDVLYTCTVAITDPDPENLTVIRDGSDNCTWLTETPSADGRSVTISGTPGDSDVGGCLLEIRATDTSAASHTQSLAITIANAEPTLTIGTPDVLTEDDPVFASSVVEVLADADVSSLDEGQGVYSLVYTGLSGTACNDTSVLATPASDILISPTTGAVSIKPRAHYFGSCFAKIRFDDQNGAGNSVVEQEIEIIVNPVNDAPTITSVPTTWEILLDPSGNKVENVPLTLSVGPANESAQTAELICTNSNPTRLSVNCSATRTGDGSVNIVLTATPGLDSSAVVTVKVKDSGGGTDESAVATINVSLTDAVVLAPIAADVTNYNIWQQAVSEYSTAIANSSRTFVVRVNPGIKVYSNDPANAAMVTGSASGALATSARVRLINQGSIIGAQGAGGNDSGVEAIRQGQHGGTAFQVYALHANVTILNEGFIFGGGGGGGRGGTDGLDGGLGFGGAGEGPSSVATGGDVGASTGGAGGVAATALAAGMTSPGYIPSNGSAQSNGSGGQGGSSCLIGLALANNAGAANFGRGGFGAGFGGAAGTCSTSYGGGGGGGYFGGGGGSGGLSDLGDSNLNTDVNGYNGGNGGAAIQVPNSVVNPGDVNIVIVPEAGSQIAGCVWNDISQKYLTGVTNDSDVNSRTLVFSATSSQDVNAPSSIRVWNNGRGKAYR; the protein is encoded by the coding sequence ATGCAACTGGCACGTCTTTTTTTGCTACTATCAGCAGCACCGCTTTTCTTGGCAGGTTGTATGAACGCCAGCCTGGAAGCGTTTAGTTCTCAATTGAGAGCGACGGCCACTCTTCATCCCGCATATAAACCAGCCGATCTAATCCCGATTCGTTGGGCTACCGCTCACGGAACTATGGAACCCGACTATCTGAAATTAGAAGCCTCGTCTGACGGTGGAGCCACGTGGACAGTGGTGGAAGAAAAACTTGAAAATGATGGTCAGTATGATTGGGACGTTTCTGCTTTGACTCCGGGCCCATACAAAGTTCGCTTGACCGCATTTATTCGTTCGTCCTCTGAAGTGATTGATCTGGGAAGCTTTCTTTTAGATAATCAAGCTCCAATCGTCGGCGCGGATCAAACGATCGTGGTGACAGAAGACACGCCACTCAGTTTTATCTTAAACACACCGACAGAAAATGATCAGTATCATCTTGTTTTTGTCACGAACCCGGCGAAGGGAACACTGACAGGTTGTGTAGCGAACTCCGCCGTTTTAAATTGCAACTATGTGCCGAATTTAAATAATGAGGCCGATGACAGTTTCAGTTACAAAATAGTGGATCGCGCTGGCAATGAGTCGGCGGTGGCGACGGTGACCTTGGATGTGATCCCTGTCAATGATCTTCCCGCAATTCAAACCTTGGCCTGCCCGACGACGATCGGGGAAAATTACAATTATTCTTGCACGATTGCGGCGACCGATGTGGATCTGCCAAGTCCTCTTACGCTGACTTATCATTTGGATGCGGCAACGACTTGTGGCGCCTGGTTGACTATTGATGCCAATACGGGCGAAGTGAGTGGAACTCCGGGGGCGCCGGAAGTGGGAACCACCTGTCAGGTGGATGTCTACGCTCAAGACGATGTTGGCGGGCAAAGTACACGCTTTTCTTGGAATATCACGATCACCAACTCGGCACCTATTATCAATGTCACGGGAGGACCTTACAGTCTTCTTGAAGATGCGGCGTTTGCGGTCGTGATTCCAGGTGCCAATGTTTCTTCGATTGAAGAAAGTGGTAGCACTTACAGTTTGGTGACGCCCACGACAGTGGCAGACCATTGCGTGGATCATGCCGCTTCGCCAGCGTCCTCCAATCTGACGATTGATGCGACCACCGGTGAAGTCTCTTTCCGACCCGCTCCGGATTATCAAGGTGTTTGTTACATTCGAATTGCGCTGACCGATGCCTATCCTTCAACAGGGTATGCAGAAGTTCCTTTGACGGTGACGAATGTTCAAGATGCGCCGGTTGTCGCCACGAATTTAACACCGTGTTCGTCAGCTGCGACCGAAGATGTGCTTTATACCTGCACGGTTGCAATCACGGACCCTGATCCTGAAAATTTGACGGTGATTCGTGACGGTTCTGATAATTGTACGTGGTTGACAGAAACGCCTTCCGCAGACGGTCGCTCAGTCACAATTTCGGGGACTCCTGGTGACAGTGATGTGGGCGGTTGTCTTCTTGAAATTCGCGCCACTGACACTTCCGCAGCTTCCCATACGCAATCTTTAGCTATCACGATAGCGAATGCGGAGCCCACGCTCACCATCGGTACGCCCGATGTTCTGACGGAGGATGATCCCGTTTTTGCCAGTAGCGTGGTTGAGGTCTTAGCCGATGCCGATGTCAGCTCGTTGGATGAGGGGCAAGGTGTTTACTCTTTAGTTTATACCGGGCTGTCGGGGACGGCTTGCAACGACACGAGTGTCCTTGCGACTCCAGCTTCTGATATCTTGATCAGTCCGACAACAGGGGCCGTCAGTATCAAACCGCGAGCGCATTATTTTGGCTCTTGTTTTGCGAAGATTCGCTTCGACGACCAAAACGGAGCCGGAAACTCTGTTGTCGAGCAGGAAATTGAAATCATTGTCAATCCTGTGAATGATGCTCCGACGATCACCAGTGTGCCGACGACTTGGGAAATTCTGTTAGACCCTTCCGGCAACAAAGTGGAAAACGTACCGCTGACTTTGTCAGTGGGCCCGGCCAATGAAAGTGCCCAGACCGCGGAACTGATCTGTACAAACTCAAATCCGACACGTTTAAGCGTGAACTGTTCTGCGACCCGCACGGGTGACGGCAGTGTGAACATTGTGTTGACGGCGACACCGGGGTTAGATTCGTCTGCGGTGGTCACGGTGAAAGTGAAAGACAGCGGTGGCGGGACCGACGAATCGGCCGTGGCCACGATCAACGTTTCTTTGACCGACGCTGTTGTTCTTGCTCCCATTGCCGCAGACGTAACAAATTATAATATTTGGCAACAAGCCGTGAGTGAGTACAGCACGGCGATCGCCAACTCCTCCCGCACTTTTGTGGTGCGAGTGAATCCTGGGATCAAGGTCTATAGCAATGATCCCGCCAATGCAGCGATGGTGACGGGCTCGGCCTCGGGGGCTTTAGCCACGTCGGCGCGTGTTCGTTTGATCAACCAAGGCAGCATTATCGGCGCGCAAGGCGCAGGCGGCAATGATTCCGGTGTAGAAGCCATTCGCCAGGGGCAGCATGGTGGAACGGCCTTCCAGGTGTATGCACTTCATGCGAATGTAACTATTCTTAACGAAGGTTTTATCTTCGGTGGCGGCGGCGGCGGTGGTCGCGGCGGAACTGATGGGTTGGATGGCGGTCTCGGATTTGGTGGTGCTGGTGAAGGCCCTTCTTCCGTGGCGACGGGTGGAGACGTGGGGGCTTCGACGGGTGGAGCTGGCGGTGTTGCCGCAACAGCCCTGGCCGCGGGAATGACATCGCCCGGTTATATTCCTTCGAATGGCTCTGCCCAATCGAACGGATCGGGTGGTCAAGGTGGAAGCAGTTGTTTGATTGGTTTGGCTTTGGCGAATAATGCAGGCGCGGCTAATTTCGGGCGCGGCGGTTTCGGTGCTGGCTTCGGTGGCGCTGCCGGAACTTGTTCCACGAGCTACGGTGGTGGTGGTGGTGGCGGTTACTTCGGTGGCGGCGGCGGTTCCGGCGGTCTATCGGATCTTGGCGATAGTAATTTGAATACGGACGTGAATGGTTACAACGGCGGTAACGGTGGTGCGGCCATTCAGGTTCCCAACTCTGTGGTAAATCCCGGTGATGTCAATATCGTGATTGTTCCTGAAGCAGGTTCGCAAATAGCGGGGTGTGTGTGGAATGATATTTCACAAAAATACTTAACCGGCGTCACTAATGACAGTGATGTGAATTCACGGACGCTGGTCTTTTCTGCGACATCCAGTCAGGATGTGAATGCACCTAGCAGCATCCGCGTCTGGAATAACGGTCGCGGCAAGGCTTACCGTTAA
- a CDS encoding pentapeptide repeat-containing protein translates to MMRHWRIFWTVFIFTLTVAQSSSGLTLSASPLSGKSHPEFDYSEKPLGLSQIINAQFTKSSFILNNWFQMSFKNVTWTDTTLVGTRAMKVDFDSVEFKNANLSGFKCQHCAIKNSIFENVKMDGARFLGAVFINTHFKNADLRRVDFISSTFTNCTLDSASAKFLSAEKIRKWNLQVKEMP, encoded by the coding sequence ATGATGAGACATTGGCGCATTTTCTGGACCGTCTTCATTTTCACTCTGACAGTGGCGCAATCCAGTTCTGGACTAACATTGAGCGCGTCCCCCTTAAGCGGCAAAAGCCATCCGGAATTTGATTACAGCGAAAAACCTTTGGGCCTTTCGCAGATTATCAACGCTCAATTTACGAAGAGTTCTTTTATTTTAAACAACTGGTTCCAAATGTCGTTTAAGAACGTCACCTGGACCGACACAACTCTGGTCGGGACCCGGGCGATGAAAGTGGACTTCGATTCCGTCGAATTTAAAAACGCGAATCTTTCAGGTTTTAAGTGTCAACATTGTGCGATCAAAAACTCCATCTTCGAAAATGTCAAAATGGATGGCGCACGCTTTTTGGGCGCGGTCTTCATCAATACTCATTTTAAAAATGCAGATTTAAGAAGAGTCGACTTTATTTCTTCAACTTTCACCAACTGCACTTTAGATTCGGCCTCGGCAAAATTCCTTTCAGCAGAGAAAATCCGCAAATGGAATCTGCAAGTGAAGGAAATGCCGTGA
- a CDS encoding PQQ-binding-like beta-propeller repeat protein yields MKKYVFAFYCLVILLLLAHAEVKTWPLLDSGLRLQKPSYPVKSEVLQYDLSTEEKKESSSTYRRDNRRSGHQELEGTHFAPFALQWRVAEVNNGIHRASKSSPAADEQGFYVADDTGFLRAYDWQGKLRWQFYSGVSPRGMHSTPLTDKDSVYVGDYAGYIYSLNKETGKIRWLTKAGSTIGSSPFLHDGLLYVGVELPDPEGFLLALEARTGKWVWTSPLIGNQPHSSPTLDVANAQILMGSNTGAMSAYDIKDGKPKWSFTTNDDIKCAAALSGANAYFTSWDGFLYSINTTSGVLQWRRPLDGSAMSCPSINKDGTLIAVTGFKKNFVITAKDGKVLWSADIKEQSSRAQSSPFIISYQYQEVVVFLCEEKSICLQDLNTGKILQQIKMESTFSGSPVYFKNHLFIATSGADGLLILKN; encoded by the coding sequence ATGAAGAAATACGTGTTCGCCTTTTACTGTCTCGTCATTCTTTTACTGTTGGCTCATGCGGAAGTGAAAACCTGGCCGCTTTTAGACAGCGGCTTACGGCTGCAGAAGCCTTCCTACCCAGTAAAGTCGGAAGTGCTTCAATATGACCTGAGCACGGAAGAAAAAAAGGAAAGCTCGTCTACTTATCGTCGCGACAACCGACGCTCCGGCCACCAGGAATTGGAAGGAACTCACTTTGCTCCCTTTGCTCTGCAGTGGCGGGTGGCCGAAGTTAATAACGGCATCCATCGCGCTAGTAAAAGCTCTCCTGCGGCCGACGAACAAGGATTTTACGTTGCGGATGATACCGGATTTCTGCGCGCTTATGACTGGCAAGGTAAACTGCGCTGGCAATTTTATAGTGGCGTCAGTCCACGCGGAATGCACTCAACACCGTTGACGGACAAAGACAGTGTCTATGTTGGTGACTACGCGGGATATATTTATTCTCTTAATAAAGAAACGGGGAAAATTCGTTGGCTCACCAAAGCGGGGTCGACGATTGGCTCGTCACCTTTTTTACACGACGGCCTGCTCTATGTTGGCGTCGAACTGCCCGATCCGGAAGGCTTCTTGTTGGCCTTGGAAGCCCGGACGGGAAAATGGGTTTGGACTTCGCCATTAATCGGGAATCAACCTCACTCGTCCCCCACTTTAGATGTAGCGAACGCGCAAATTCTTATGGGGTCTAACACTGGCGCCATGAGTGCTTATGATATTAAAGATGGAAAGCCCAAATGGTCCTTTACAACGAACGATGATATCAAATGTGCGGCGGCTCTTTCCGGCGCTAATGCCTACTTCACTTCTTGGGATGGCTTTTTATACTCGATAAATACCACCTCGGGTGTTCTCCAGTGGCGACGTCCTTTGGATGGCAGCGCGATGAGCTGTCCTTCAATCAACAAAGACGGCACTTTGATTGCCGTCACTGGCTTTAAGAAAAATTTCGTCATCACCGCAAAAGACGGGAAAGTTCTTTGGTCTGCGGATATAAAAGAGCAAAGCTCGCGAGCCCAATCAAGCCCCTTCATTATCAGCTATCAATATCAGGAAGTGGTTGTCTTTCTTTGCGAAGAAAAATCCATCTGTCTGCAAGATCTCAATACAGGGAAGATCCTGCAACAAATAAAAATGGAGAGCACGTTTTCCGGCTCTCCAGTCTATTTTAAAAATCATCTTTTTATCGCGACATCCGGCGCTGACGGTTTGTTGATCTTGAAAAACTAA